Proteins encoded together in one Prionailurus viverrinus isolate Anna chromosome B1, UM_Priviv_1.0, whole genome shotgun sequence window:
- the LOC125164830 gene encoding LOW QUALITY PROTEIN: abl interactor 1-like (The sequence of the model RefSeq protein was modified relative to this genomic sequence to represent the inferred CDS: inserted 2 bases in 2 codons; substituted 1 base at 1 genomic stop codon): METYQNLTRVVDYCENNYIQAADKSKALEESKAYTTQSIARLASQINALANNVLQLLDIQTSQLRRMEPSTNHMSQTVDIQKEKVSXRDIGILTTNKNTPRTHKIIAPAHMERSVSCIQKPIDYTVLDVVGHGVKHGNTQPARTGTLSRTNLPTQKPPSPPMSGRGTLGQNTPYKTLEPVKPPAVPNDYVTSPARLRSQHSPGRTASLHQTLRTHSRSSGGSRSRENSGSSTIGIPIAMPXASPPTIGPAAPGSGPSSQYGTMTRQISQHNSTTSSMSSCGYRRTPSLXQFSAQPHVNGGPLYSQNSISVALTPPPMPQLTPQITSHRFCGQDVESIADSPTPPPPPLSDDIPMFDESPPPAPPPVDYEDEESAVVQYNDPHAYGDPAWASKNYMEKVVALYDYMKDKDDELSFMEGAIIYVIKKNDDGWYEGVCNQVVCSLGTVLNQSCAMLITFLLLKQVLLISHTVGLLWLTELS, translated from the exons ATGGAGACTTACCAGAATCTGACCCGGGTGGTGGACTACTGTGAAAACAACTACATACAGGCTGCAGACAAGAGCAAAGCTTTAGAAGAGTCCAAAGCCTACACAACCCAATCCATAGCTAGACTTGCTTCTCAAATAAATGCACTGGCCAACAATGTACTCCAGTTGCTGGATATCCAAACCTCTCAGCTTCGGAGAATGGAGCCTTCCACCAATCATATGTCACAGACCGTGGACATTCAAAAAGAGAAAGTGTCTTGAAGAGACATTGGCATTTTGACAACAAATAAGAATACAccaagaactcacaaaataataGCACCTGCACATATGGAGCGCTCTGTAAGCTGTATTCAGAAACCTATTGACTATACAGTTCTGGATGTTGTGGGCCATGGTGTCAAGCATGGAAATACCCAGCCTGCAAGAACTGGCACACTGTCCAGAACAAATCTTCCTACTCAGAAACCTCCAAGCCCTCCCATGTCAGGCCGGGGAACACTGGGACAAAATACTCCTTACAAAACCCTGGAACCTGTTAAACCCCCAGCAGTTCCTAATGACTACGTGACAAGTCCTGCTAGGCTCAGAAGTCAGCATAGTCCAGGCAGGACGGCTTCTTTACACCAGACACTGAGGACACACAGTAGAAGTAGTGGGGGGAGTAGAAGTCGAGAAAACAGTGGAAGCAGCACTATTGGCATCCCCATTGCCATGC ATGCTTCACCACCCACTATTGGACCAGCAGCCCCAGGCTCAGGTCCCAGTTCCCAGTATGGCACAATGACCAGGCAGATTTCTCAACACAACTCGACCACTTCCTCGATGTCTTCTTGTGGATACAGACGAACTCCCTCTT CTCAATTTTCTGCTCAGCCTCATGTTAACGGAGGTCCGCTTTATTCTCAGAATTCAATTTCTGTTGCTCTCACCCCTCCCCCTATGCCTCAGTTGACTCCACAGATAACCTCTCACAGGTTTTGTGGCCAGGATGTAGAAAGCATTGCTGATAGTCCaactccaccaccaccacctctctCAGATGACATTCCCATGTTTGATGAGTCTCCGCCTCCGGCACCACCCCCAGTGGATTATGAGGATGAAGAGTCTGCAGTAGTTCAGTATAATGATCCACATGCATATGGGGATCCTGCTTGGGCCTCCAAGAATTATATGGAGAAAGTTGTGGCACTATATGATTATATGAAAGACAAGGACGATGAGCTATCATTTATGGAGGGTGCAATCATTTATGTGATAAAGAAGAATGACGATGGCTGGTATGAAGGAGTCTGCAATCAAGTGGTCTGTTCCCTGGGAACTGTGTTGAATCAATCATGCGCTATGCTgattacatttttgcttttaaagcaGGTTCTTCTAATTAGTCATACTGTGGGATTATTATGGTTAACAGaattgtcttaa